From Temnothorax longispinosus isolate EJ_2023e chromosome 3, Tlon_JGU_v1, whole genome shotgun sequence, one genomic window encodes:
- the Taf3 gene encoding uncharacterized protein Taf3 isoform X4 — translation MSAEYSRNVLKIVVAQICQTIGWHSINSTPLEFLVDLLQEYLLRISKLTHQYAEVLGRTEPNLDDLGLTFQYMNIDIQELAEYVKNVDSVPCPIQVPKYPVRRENHLNFLKPGSREVVTRPVHVHEHLPAMYPDTEEEYISDKNESLMNGTADLTSSSGTSSGNSNNASPHRMSPQVVFKRPGDPVSFESPVVKRAKVLEEGRPLREISSVMMTTSGFLSPAREGKLPESRTPHQVRSDSPQPSSYPMVPPELKTDKKPKKVVKKGPEDRKLDKENKKKKGAKELFKPDKIDESKVKKLVGMKELAKLKPLKPGGGKAQSTTLQELTGSRPSTPKIASPKSAASSPKPSKATQPKVKPDKVDLTDGPPAVEKKEETVDKLPSEPDKQKLNIFKKISKPREEKDKDKETTEPHKHKEILESREKSPDLVIDIENAEKHAHRNDADPKAGREEKKTPHTPDVHIQSDSDLADVQSLSSDVYMFDDADISPPGTPSTPKTPELSVPTVPEQKRKKKEKSGKKKEPKLKSPKQSSPKKTKPSCDTTESDIPDRPKTPQAPEPLHRDPILPITLPFPSLPFFPPFPSAPGLIPPMFPRFPLPLGPRGGPGPHPAMPNLPLPPRFSNPPVKPEDFPLPKIKPVEREKPLIPPPAELTSPSILGENEKADKEKVDNKLTKMFKPNKELPFMKVPERVLPVGAAPPIVSAPVAPITLPTPTVPVAQMPPSKNSKAEKTEKNDMKSKEHKKEKKDKLKKKKDKKEKHKDKGEKMKEKKEKAEKREKLEKIKEKKEKKEKKKEKDQNKKNMKEEKNPEAVPKITLKLGTASPRPATPDNAPMKKITIKPLVKKPDEEVKREPSPELAKISALVTRPPKQKSAKVKADPVPKKDDAKEDKENGRNVLPTTPATTVDRGGRQVWICPACGNQDDGSPMIGCDDCDAWYHWVCVGMQVPPAEDEDWYCRFCIAKKQELLHDKKKKKRKKKVKVTA, via the exons ATGTCAGCTGAATACAGTcgaaacgttttaaaaatagtcGTTGCACAGATTTGTCAGACGATAGGATGGCACTCCATTAATTCTACACCATTGGAGTTTCTGGTAGATCTTCTGCAAGAATATCTGTTACGTATTTCCAAGCTCACACATCAATATGCGGAAGTTT TGGGAAGGACGGAACCAAATCTTGACGACTTAGGGTTAACATTtcaatatatgaatattgaCATACAAGAATTAGCCGAATACGTGAAAAATGTAGATTCTGTTCCATGTCCTATACAAGTACCTAAGTATCCAGTTCGACGTGAGAatcatttgaattttttaaaaccggGTAGTCGTGAAGTAGTCACGAGACCAGTACACGTACACGAACATTTACCAGCTATGTACCCAGATACCGAAG AGGAATACATATCAGATAAGAATGAAAGCTTAATGAATGGCACGGCAGACTTGACATCCAGTAGTGGGACATCGTCGGGCAATTCGAATAATGCATCACCTCACAGAATGTCGCCACAGGTGGTTTTTAAACGACCGGGCGATCCGGTGTCTTTTGAAAGCCCCGTAGTGAAGCGGGCGAAGGTTTTGGAGGAGGGCAGACCGTTACGTGAAATAAGCAGCGTTATGATGACCACCTCTGGTTTTTTATCACCCGCGCGAGAAGGAAAGCTACCTGAATCGAGAACGCCGCATCAAGTCCGATCGGATTCACCGCAACCGAGTTCCTATCCGATGGTGCCACCTGAACTGAAGACCGACAAGAAACCGAAGAAGGTTGTGAAGAAAGGTCCCGAGGATCGTAAGCTTGACAAAGagaataagaagaagaaaggcGCGAAGGAATTGTTCAAGCCGGACAAGATCGATGAGagtaaagtaaagaaattagtCGGCATGAAGGAGTTGGCAAAGTTAAAACCTTTAAAGCCAGGTGGTGGTAAGGCACAATCTACCACGTTACAAGAACTCACGGGTAGCAGGCCATCCACGCCGAAGATCGCGTCACCTAAATCAGCCGCCAGTAGTCCGAAACCGTCGAAGGCGACGCAGCCGAAGGTCAAGCCCGACAAGGTAGATCTGACGGACGGTCCTCCTGCCGTCGAAAAGAAGGAGGAAACCGTTGACAAGTTGCCGTCGGAGCCGGATAAACAAAAACTGAATATATTCAAGAAGATATCGAAACCGCGCGAGGAAAAGGACAAGGACAAAGAGACGACGGAGCCACATAAGCACAAGGAGATTCTTGAGTCGCGCGAAAAGTCGCCGGATTTGGTCATAGATATCGAGAATGCGGAGAAGCATGCGCACCGTAACGACGCGGACCCGAAAGCAGGACGCGAGGAGAAGAAGACACCTCATACACCGGACGTGCACATACAGTCGGACAGTGATCTGGCAGACGTGCAGAGTTTATCGTCAGATGTTTACATGTTCGACGACGCTGACATTTCACCGCCGGGTACGCCCAGCACGCCGAAAACCCCCGAATTGAGTGTACCCACGGTACCGGAACAGAagcgaaagaagaaagagaagagtggcaaaaagaaagaacCTAAATTGAAGAGTCCGAAACAAAGTAGTCCGAAAAAG ACGAAACCTTCATGTGATACGACAGAATCGGATATACCAGATCGGCCCAAAACGCCGCAGGCACCCGAACCACTACACAGAGATCCTATTCTTCCAATCACACTTCCATTCCCTTCCCTCCCCTTTTTCCCTCCGTTTCCTTCGGCACCCGGTTTAATTCCCCCGATGTTCCCGCGGTTTCCGTTGCCGCTTGGCCCCCGAGGTGGGCCAGGTCCTCATCCCGCGATGCCCAATTTACCATTACCACCACGTTTTTCCAACCCACCCGTAAAGCCCGAGGACTTCCCGTTGCCTAAAATTAAACCCGTGGAACGTGAGAAGCCACTGATCCCTCCACCGGCCGAGTTAACATCTCCGTCGATTCTAGGCGAGAATGAGAAGGCGGACAAAGAGAAGGTGGATAACAAACTTACGAAAATGTTTAAGCCAAACAAAGAATTGCCTTTCATGAAAGTACCTGAGAGGGTACTGCCTGTAGGCGCTGCACCGCCTATAGTGTCTGCACCTGTCGCACCAATCACGCTTCCCACACCAACAGTACCCGTCGCGCAAATGCCACCATCGAAAAACTCTAAAGCTGAAAAAACAGAGAAGAATGATATG AAGTCTAAGGAAcacaagaaagaaaagaaggataagttgaagaagaagaaagataagaaagagaaacacAAAGATAAAGGCGAGAAAatgaaggagaagaaggaaaaggctgagaaacgcgagaaattagaaaagatcaaggaaaagaaggagaaaaaagaaaagaaaaaggagaaagatcaaaataagaagaatatg aaggaagaaaagaatcCAGAAGCTGTTCcaaaaattacgttaaaattagGTACAGCTTCTCCTAGACCAGCGACACCAGATAATGCGCCTATGAAGAAAAT aACTATTAAACCACTTGTGAAAAAGCCCGATGAAGAGGTCAAGCGGGAACCTAGTCCGGAATTGGCGAAAATATCGGCATTGGTAACACGACCGCCAAAGCAAAAGTCAGCAA AGGTGAAAGCAGATCCAGTTCCTAAAAAGGACGATGCTAAAGAAGACAAAGAAAATGGCAGGAACGTGTTGCCTACAACACCAGCCACTACTGTG GATCGAGGAGGTCGTCAAGTGTGGATATGTCCCGCGTGCGGCAACCAGGATGATGGCTCGCCGATGATTGGCTGTGACGATTGTGACGCTTGGTATCACTG gGTGTGCGTCGGTATGCAGGTTCCACCAGCTGAAGACGAGGATTGGTACTGCCGCTTTTGTATAGCGAAGAAACAGGAGCTGCTCCacgataaaaagaagaagaagcggaAAAAGAAAGTGAAAGTAACGGCCTAG
- the Taf3 gene encoding uncharacterized protein Taf3 isoform X5, which produces MSAEYSRNVLKIVVAQICQTIGWHSINSTPLEFLVDLLQEYLLRISKLTHQYAEVLGRTEPNLDDLGLTFQYMNIDIQELAEYVKNVDSVPCPIQVPKYPVRRENHLNFLKPGSREVVTRPVHVHEHLPAMYPDTEEEYISDKNESLMNGTADLTSSSGTSSGNSNNASPHRMSPQVVFKRPGDPVSFESPVVKRAKVLEEGRPLREISSVMMTTSGFLSPAREGKLPESRTPHQVRSDSPQPSSYPMVPPELKTDKKPKKVVKKGPEDRKLDKENKKKKGAKELFKPDKIDESKVKKLVGMKELAKLKPLKPGGGKAQSTTLQELTGSRPSTPKIASPKSAASSPKPSKATQPKVKPDKVDLTDGPPAVEKKEETVDKLPSEPDKQKLNIFKKISKPREEKDKDKETTEPHKHKEILESREKSPDLVIDIENAEKHAHRNDADPKAGREEKKTPHTPDVHIQSDSDLADVQSLSSDVYMFDDADISPPGTPSTPKTPELSVPTVPEQKRKKKEKSGKKKEPKLKSPKQSSPKKTKPSCDTTESDIPDRPKTPQAPEPLHRDPILPITLPFPSLPFFPPFPSAPGLIPPMFPRFPLPLGPRGGPGPHPAMPNLPLPPRFSNPPVKPEDFPLPKIKPVEREKPLIPPPAELTSPSILGENEKADKEKKSKEHKKEKKDKLKKKKDKKEKHKDKGEKMKEKKEKAEKREKLEKIKEKKEKKEKKKEKDQNKKNMKEEKNPEAVPKITLKLGTASPRPATPDNAPMKKITIKPLVKKPDEEVKREPSPELAKISALVTRPPKQKSASKKTEEGILDGSPALPTDSFSATLTSAPLASVPRAKKSNFQNLSQKVKADPVPKKDDAKEDKENGRNVLPTTPATTVDRGGRQVWICPACGNQDDGSPMIGCDDCDAWYHWVCVGMQVPPAEDEDWYCRFCIAKKQELLHDKKKKKRKKKVKVTA; this is translated from the exons ATGTCAGCTGAATACAGTcgaaacgttttaaaaatagtcGTTGCACAGATTTGTCAGACGATAGGATGGCACTCCATTAATTCTACACCATTGGAGTTTCTGGTAGATCTTCTGCAAGAATATCTGTTACGTATTTCCAAGCTCACACATCAATATGCGGAAGTTT TGGGAAGGACGGAACCAAATCTTGACGACTTAGGGTTAACATTtcaatatatgaatattgaCATACAAGAATTAGCCGAATACGTGAAAAATGTAGATTCTGTTCCATGTCCTATACAAGTACCTAAGTATCCAGTTCGACGTGAGAatcatttgaattttttaaaaccggGTAGTCGTGAAGTAGTCACGAGACCAGTACACGTACACGAACATTTACCAGCTATGTACCCAGATACCGAAG AGGAATACATATCAGATAAGAATGAAAGCTTAATGAATGGCACGGCAGACTTGACATCCAGTAGTGGGACATCGTCGGGCAATTCGAATAATGCATCACCTCACAGAATGTCGCCACAGGTGGTTTTTAAACGACCGGGCGATCCGGTGTCTTTTGAAAGCCCCGTAGTGAAGCGGGCGAAGGTTTTGGAGGAGGGCAGACCGTTACGTGAAATAAGCAGCGTTATGATGACCACCTCTGGTTTTTTATCACCCGCGCGAGAAGGAAAGCTACCTGAATCGAGAACGCCGCATCAAGTCCGATCGGATTCACCGCAACCGAGTTCCTATCCGATGGTGCCACCTGAACTGAAGACCGACAAGAAACCGAAGAAGGTTGTGAAGAAAGGTCCCGAGGATCGTAAGCTTGACAAAGagaataagaagaagaaaggcGCGAAGGAATTGTTCAAGCCGGACAAGATCGATGAGagtaaagtaaagaaattagtCGGCATGAAGGAGTTGGCAAAGTTAAAACCTTTAAAGCCAGGTGGTGGTAAGGCACAATCTACCACGTTACAAGAACTCACGGGTAGCAGGCCATCCACGCCGAAGATCGCGTCACCTAAATCAGCCGCCAGTAGTCCGAAACCGTCGAAGGCGACGCAGCCGAAGGTCAAGCCCGACAAGGTAGATCTGACGGACGGTCCTCCTGCCGTCGAAAAGAAGGAGGAAACCGTTGACAAGTTGCCGTCGGAGCCGGATAAACAAAAACTGAATATATTCAAGAAGATATCGAAACCGCGCGAGGAAAAGGACAAGGACAAAGAGACGACGGAGCCACATAAGCACAAGGAGATTCTTGAGTCGCGCGAAAAGTCGCCGGATTTGGTCATAGATATCGAGAATGCGGAGAAGCATGCGCACCGTAACGACGCGGACCCGAAAGCAGGACGCGAGGAGAAGAAGACACCTCATACACCGGACGTGCACATACAGTCGGACAGTGATCTGGCAGACGTGCAGAGTTTATCGTCAGATGTTTACATGTTCGACGACGCTGACATTTCACCGCCGGGTACGCCCAGCACGCCGAAAACCCCCGAATTGAGTGTACCCACGGTACCGGAACAGAagcgaaagaagaaagagaagagtggcaaaaagaaagaacCTAAATTGAAGAGTCCGAAACAAAGTAGTCCGAAAAAG ACGAAACCTTCATGTGATACGACAGAATCGGATATACCAGATCGGCCCAAAACGCCGCAGGCACCCGAACCACTACACAGAGATCCTATTCTTCCAATCACACTTCCATTCCCTTCCCTCCCCTTTTTCCCTCCGTTTCCTTCGGCACCCGGTTTAATTCCCCCGATGTTCCCGCGGTTTCCGTTGCCGCTTGGCCCCCGAGGTGGGCCAGGTCCTCATCCCGCGATGCCCAATTTACCATTACCACCACGTTTTTCCAACCCACCCGTAAAGCCCGAGGACTTCCCGTTGCCTAAAATTAAACCCGTGGAACGTGAGAAGCCACTGATCCCTCCACCGGCCGAGTTAACATCTCCGTCGATTCTAGGCGAGAATGAGAAGGCGGACAAAGAGAAG AAGTCTAAGGAAcacaagaaagaaaagaaggataagttgaagaagaagaaagataagaaagagaaacacAAAGATAAAGGCGAGAAAatgaaggagaagaaggaaaaggctgagaaacgcgagaaattagaaaagatcaaggaaaagaaggagaaaaaagaaaagaaaaaggagaaagatcaaaataagaagaatatg aaggaagaaaagaatcCAGAAGCTGTTCcaaaaattacgttaaaattagGTACAGCTTCTCCTAGACCAGCGACACCAGATAATGCGCCTATGAAGAAAAT aACTATTAAACCACTTGTGAAAAAGCCCGATGAAGAGGTCAAGCGGGAACCTAGTCCGGAATTGGCGAAAATATCGGCATTGGTAACACGACCGCCAAAGCAAAAGTCAGCAAGTAAGAAAACAGAGGAGGGAATATTAGATGGAAGCCCTGCTCTTCCTACAGACTCTTTCTCTGCCACTCTTACTAGCGCGCCACTTGCATCAGTTCCTCGAGCAAAGAAATCTAACTTCCAAAATCTATCTCAAA AGGTGAAAGCAGATCCAGTTCCTAAAAAGGACGATGCTAAAGAAGACAAAGAAAATGGCAGGAACGTGTTGCCTACAACACCAGCCACTACTGTG GATCGAGGAGGTCGTCAAGTGTGGATATGTCCCGCGTGCGGCAACCAGGATGATGGCTCGCCGATGATTGGCTGTGACGATTGTGACGCTTGGTATCACTG gGTGTGCGTCGGTATGCAGGTTCCACCAGCTGAAGACGAGGATTGGTACTGCCGCTTTTGTATAGCGAAGAAACAGGAGCTGCTCCacgataaaaagaagaagaagcggaAAAAGAAAGTGAAAGTAACGGCCTAG
- the Taf3 gene encoding uncharacterized protein Taf3 isoform X7 gives MSAEYSRNVLKIVVAQICQTIGWHSINSTPLEFLVDLLQEYLLRISKLTHQYAEVLGRTEPNLDDLGLTFQYMNIDIQELAEYVKNVDSVPCPIQVPKYPVRRENHLNFLKPGSREVVTRPVHVHEHLPAMYPDTEEEYISDKNESLMNGTADLTSSSGTSSGNSNNASPHRMSPQVVFKRPGDPVSFESPVVKRAKVLEEGRPLREISSVMMTTSGFLSPAREGKLPESRTPHQVRSDSPQPSSYPMVPPELKTDKKPKKVVKKGPEDRKLDKENKKKKGAKELFKPDKIDESKVKKLVGMKELAKLKPLKPGGGKAQSTTLQELTGSRPSTPKIASPKSAASSPKPSKATQPKVKPDKVDLTDGPPAVEKKEETVDKLPSEPDKQKLNIFKKISKPREEKDKDKETTEPHKHKEILESREKSPDLVIDIENAEKHAHRNDADPKAGREEKKTPHTPDVHIQSDSDLADVQSLSSDVYMFDDADISPPGTPSTPKTPELSVPTVPEQKRKKKEKSGKKKEPKLKSPKQSSPKKTKPSCDTTESDIPDRPKTPQAPEPLHRDPILPITLPFPSLPFFPPFPSAPGLIPPMFPRFPLPLGPRGGPGPHPAMPNLPLPPRFSNPPVKPEDFPLPKIKPVEREKPLIPPPAELTSPSILGENEKADKEKVDNKLTKMFKPNKELPFMKVPERVLPVGAAPPIVSAPVAPITLPTPTVPVAQMPPSKNSKAEKTEKNDMKSKEHKKEKKDKLKKKKDKKEKHKDKGEKMKEKKEKAEKREKLEKIKEKKEKKEKKKEKDQNKKNMKEEKNPEAVPKITLKLGTASPRPATPDNAPMKKITIKPLVKKPDEEVKREPSPELAKISALVTRPPKQKSASKKTEEGILDGSPALPTDSFSATLTSAPLASVPRAKKSNFQNLSQSEPIPSPQFDNPPKFPNPLVPPQQPPYYFR, from the exons ATGTCAGCTGAATACAGTcgaaacgttttaaaaatagtcGTTGCACAGATTTGTCAGACGATAGGATGGCACTCCATTAATTCTACACCATTGGAGTTTCTGGTAGATCTTCTGCAAGAATATCTGTTACGTATTTCCAAGCTCACACATCAATATGCGGAAGTTT TGGGAAGGACGGAACCAAATCTTGACGACTTAGGGTTAACATTtcaatatatgaatattgaCATACAAGAATTAGCCGAATACGTGAAAAATGTAGATTCTGTTCCATGTCCTATACAAGTACCTAAGTATCCAGTTCGACGTGAGAatcatttgaattttttaaaaccggGTAGTCGTGAAGTAGTCACGAGACCAGTACACGTACACGAACATTTACCAGCTATGTACCCAGATACCGAAG AGGAATACATATCAGATAAGAATGAAAGCTTAATGAATGGCACGGCAGACTTGACATCCAGTAGTGGGACATCGTCGGGCAATTCGAATAATGCATCACCTCACAGAATGTCGCCACAGGTGGTTTTTAAACGACCGGGCGATCCGGTGTCTTTTGAAAGCCCCGTAGTGAAGCGGGCGAAGGTTTTGGAGGAGGGCAGACCGTTACGTGAAATAAGCAGCGTTATGATGACCACCTCTGGTTTTTTATCACCCGCGCGAGAAGGAAAGCTACCTGAATCGAGAACGCCGCATCAAGTCCGATCGGATTCACCGCAACCGAGTTCCTATCCGATGGTGCCACCTGAACTGAAGACCGACAAGAAACCGAAGAAGGTTGTGAAGAAAGGTCCCGAGGATCGTAAGCTTGACAAAGagaataagaagaagaaaggcGCGAAGGAATTGTTCAAGCCGGACAAGATCGATGAGagtaaagtaaagaaattagtCGGCATGAAGGAGTTGGCAAAGTTAAAACCTTTAAAGCCAGGTGGTGGTAAGGCACAATCTACCACGTTACAAGAACTCACGGGTAGCAGGCCATCCACGCCGAAGATCGCGTCACCTAAATCAGCCGCCAGTAGTCCGAAACCGTCGAAGGCGACGCAGCCGAAGGTCAAGCCCGACAAGGTAGATCTGACGGACGGTCCTCCTGCCGTCGAAAAGAAGGAGGAAACCGTTGACAAGTTGCCGTCGGAGCCGGATAAACAAAAACTGAATATATTCAAGAAGATATCGAAACCGCGCGAGGAAAAGGACAAGGACAAAGAGACGACGGAGCCACATAAGCACAAGGAGATTCTTGAGTCGCGCGAAAAGTCGCCGGATTTGGTCATAGATATCGAGAATGCGGAGAAGCATGCGCACCGTAACGACGCGGACCCGAAAGCAGGACGCGAGGAGAAGAAGACACCTCATACACCGGACGTGCACATACAGTCGGACAGTGATCTGGCAGACGTGCAGAGTTTATCGTCAGATGTTTACATGTTCGACGACGCTGACATTTCACCGCCGGGTACGCCCAGCACGCCGAAAACCCCCGAATTGAGTGTACCCACGGTACCGGAACAGAagcgaaagaagaaagagaagagtggcaaaaagaaagaacCTAAATTGAAGAGTCCGAAACAAAGTAGTCCGAAAAAG ACGAAACCTTCATGTGATACGACAGAATCGGATATACCAGATCGGCCCAAAACGCCGCAGGCACCCGAACCACTACACAGAGATCCTATTCTTCCAATCACACTTCCATTCCCTTCCCTCCCCTTTTTCCCTCCGTTTCCTTCGGCACCCGGTTTAATTCCCCCGATGTTCCCGCGGTTTCCGTTGCCGCTTGGCCCCCGAGGTGGGCCAGGTCCTCATCCCGCGATGCCCAATTTACCATTACCACCACGTTTTTCCAACCCACCCGTAAAGCCCGAGGACTTCCCGTTGCCTAAAATTAAACCCGTGGAACGTGAGAAGCCACTGATCCCTCCACCGGCCGAGTTAACATCTCCGTCGATTCTAGGCGAGAATGAGAAGGCGGACAAAGAGAAGGTGGATAACAAACTTACGAAAATGTTTAAGCCAAACAAAGAATTGCCTTTCATGAAAGTACCTGAGAGGGTACTGCCTGTAGGCGCTGCACCGCCTATAGTGTCTGCACCTGTCGCACCAATCACGCTTCCCACACCAACAGTACCCGTCGCGCAAATGCCACCATCGAAAAACTCTAAAGCTGAAAAAACAGAGAAGAATGATATG AAGTCTAAGGAAcacaagaaagaaaagaaggataagttgaagaagaagaaagataagaaagagaaacacAAAGATAAAGGCGAGAAAatgaaggagaagaaggaaaaggctgagaaacgcgagaaattagaaaagatcaaggaaaagaaggagaaaaaagaaaagaaaaaggagaaagatcaaaataagaagaatatg aaggaagaaaagaatcCAGAAGCTGTTCcaaaaattacgttaaaattagGTACAGCTTCTCCTAGACCAGCGACACCAGATAATGCGCCTATGAAGAAAAT aACTATTAAACCACTTGTGAAAAAGCCCGATGAAGAGGTCAAGCGGGAACCTAGTCCGGAATTGGCGAAAATATCGGCATTGGTAACACGACCGCCAAAGCAAAAGTCAGCAAGTAAGAAAACAGAGGAGGGAATATTAGATGGAAGCCCTGCTCTTCCTACAGACTCTTTCTCTGCCACTCTTACTAGCGCGCCACTTGCATCAGTTCCTCGAGCAAAGAAATCTAACTTCCAAAATCTATCTCAAAGTGAGCCAATACCTTCACCTCAGTTTGACAATCCTCCTAAATTCCCGAACCCTCTAGTGCCGCCACAACAACCAccatattatttt AGGTGA